From Aedes albopictus strain Foshan chromosome 1, AalbF5, whole genome shotgun sequence, one genomic window encodes:
- the LOC109623006 gene encoding fork head domain-containing protein FD4-like — protein sequence MPRPSRESYGDQKPPYSYISLTAMAIWSSPEKMLCLNDIYKYITDRFPYYRNNTQRWQNSLRHNLSFNDCFIKVPRRPDRPGKGAYWTLHPKAFDMFQNGSLLRRRKRFKLQDGDKESLNEEFIALANMNRFFMSQGSYFHDPHYAHAMPENINPNMMYTPISPPHSPPEALRATSQSPEQPQSAAMGAFHHPTTATSSPVTKPKRSFTIESLIGSDDSDSKEECSSSDSEDYSSSPPNVVAPNPQHLEQLRASLHLSQQIQAQQQAAFNEYAAAAAAAAAHHHHQQQVAAAAAIAASNGVSPYGMHPLLMPMGKLPAGPYFLQPAYPAPTAAHHHHHHHHLATTGGIPQPSDAHMLDSHKDTAMVLG from the coding sequence ATGCCTCGACCGTCGCGTGAATCGTACGGGGATCAGAAGCCCCCTTATTCGTACATTTCGTTGACCGCCATGGCCATCTGGAGCTCTCCGGAAAAGATGTTGTGCCTTAACGACATCTATAAGTACATTACGGACAGATTTCCGTATTACCGGAACAATACTCAGCGTTGGCAGAACTCCCTGAGGCATAATCTCAGCTTCAACGATTGCTTCATCAAGGTTCCGCGACGTCCGGACAGGCCCGGCAAGGGAGCCTACTGGACTCTGCACCCCAAGGCATTCGACATGTTCCAGAACGGTAGTCTGCTCCGACGGCGTAAGCGCTTCAAGCTGCAGGACGGCGACAAGGAGAGTCTCAACGAGGAGTTTATCGCCCTGGCCAACATGAACCGATTTTTCATGTCCCAAGGAAGTTACTTCCACGATCCTCACTATGCGCACGCCATGCCGGAAAACATCAACCCAAACATGATGTACACACCCATCTCGCCACCTCATTCACCACCGGAAGCGCTCCGTGCGACCAGTCAGTCTCCAGAACAACCACAATCAGCCGCCATGGGAGCGTTTCATCATCCAACCACCGCAACCTCCTCACCCGTCACCAAACCAAAGCGATCGTTCACCATCGAAAGTCTCATCGGTTCCGACGACTCCGACAGCAAGGAGGAGTGCTCTTCATCCGACTCGGAAGACTACTCCAGCTCCCCGCCGAACGTCGTGGCCCCGAACCCTCAGCACCTGGAACAACTCCGGGCGTCCTTGCATCTCAGCCAGCAGATCCAAGCTCAGCAGCAGGCCGCCTTCAACGAATACGCAGCGGCTGCAGCAGCCGCGGCCGcccatcatcatcaccagcagCAGGTGGCAGCCGCCGCGGCCATTGCCGCTTCGAACGGAGTGTCCCCGTACGGAATGCATCCGCTCCTGATGCCGATGGGCAAGTTACCAGCCGGACCATACTTCCTTCAACCGGCGTACCCAGCACCGACGGCAGCtcaccatcaccatcatcatcaccatctggCGACGACGGGTGGCATTCCACAGCCGTCGGATGCTCACATGCTCGACTCGCACAAGGACACCGCTATGGTTCTTGGTTAG